In a genomic window of Mucilaginibacter sp. KACC 22063:
- a CDS encoding MamI family restriction endonuclease, giving the protein MIPKSDLITIGDNVNKIEALLQELVLQPRLKALEWSKVTKQTPNMKIGYPGQHLASLITGIEGARTGARGDDLRDGTEVKSCSRVDQLDTCNYCGNKVLRIETICPHCESTNIKRMDDSKWLFGIRSESELKLLTKDIDRVFLTIADYPHFRSHNFDVIRIQAFEIWNNTDRHKHFETLMSNYYYKIFLEHKKRNANKTPAPKNFWPFSYQFYLCNPVKVFNCIVTNANTNPTIKVDHFVDPFHDRSNIQPESMPTILLDPMEIKELIENVPEEMIVMQLSKGFDYSDIQKTARQRKLDWTELTSMLPCINESTRAYLKLRDTDIISVAKSLYARRKQSF; this is encoded by the coding sequence ATGATACCCAAAAGTGACCTTATAACAATAGGAGATAATGTAAACAAGATTGAAGCATTATTACAAGAGTTAGTTCTACAACCCAGACTTAAAGCGTTGGAGTGGTCAAAAGTTACTAAACAGACTCCAAACATGAAAATTGGATATCCAGGCCAACACTTAGCTTCTTTGATAACAGGTATAGAAGGTGCTAGAACAGGTGCAAGAGGCGATGATCTAAGAGATGGAACAGAAGTAAAATCATGCAGTAGAGTTGACCAACTTGATACATGTAATTATTGCGGCAATAAAGTTTTACGAATTGAAACGATTTGTCCACATTGTGAATCTACCAATATAAAAAGGATGGATGATAGCAAGTGGTTGTTTGGTATTAGATCGGAATCAGAATTAAAGTTGCTTACTAAAGATATAGATAGAGTATTTTTGACGATTGCCGACTATCCACATTTTAGGTCCCACAACTTTGATGTTATACGTATTCAAGCATTTGAGATTTGGAATAACACAGATCGACATAAGCACTTTGAAACACTTATGTCTAACTATTATTACAAAATTTTCTTAGAGCATAAGAAACGTAATGCAAACAAAACTCCGGCACCTAAAAACTTTTGGCCTTTTTCATACCAATTTTATCTTTGTAACCCTGTTAAAGTTTTTAACTGTATTGTAACTAACGCTAACACCAATCCAACTATCAAAGTAGATCACTTCGTAGATCCATTTCATGATAGATCAAACATTCAACCTGAAAGTATGCCTACTATTCTTTTAGATCCTATGGAAATAAAAGAATTGATTGAAAATGTTCCGGAAGAGATGATTGTTATGCAACTCTCTAAAGGGTTTGATTATTCAGATATACAAAAGACTGCAAGGCAACGAAAACTGGATTGGACTGAATTGACGTCAATGCTGCCATGTATTAATGAATCAACAAGGGCTTATTTAAAATTACGAGATACTGATATAATATCAGTAGCCAAATCATTATATGCTAGACGAAAGCAAAGTTTTTAA
- the era gene encoding GTPase Era gives MSHRAGFVSIVGKPNAGKSTLMNALVGEKMSIITPKAQTTRHRILGIVNHEDYQIVFSDTPGVIKPAYLLQESMMHQVEGSIVDADLILFVTDVNEKYDESDVVLKLQHTQAPVAVLINKIDESTQEAVMAKIAYWEEQLHPKAIFAISALKQHNVQGIMDFITENLPEHPAYYEKDFLTDRNDRFFAAEMIREQVFKQYKKEIPYSTEVIVTSFEEGDKLYRISAEIIVERESQKNILIGKNGDMLKIVGTYARRSMEDFFQRKIFLQTFVKVIPDWRSKKNYLKKFGYED, from the coding sequence ATGAGTCACCGGGCAGGTTTTGTGAGTATTGTTGGTAAGCCCAACGCTGGTAAATCGACGTTAATGAACGCTCTTGTAGGCGAAAAAATGTCAATCATCACTCCCAAAGCGCAAACTACCCGGCATCGCATTCTTGGTATTGTTAACCACGAAGACTATCAAATTGTTTTTTCTGATACGCCCGGTGTTATAAAACCTGCTTATTTATTACAGGAAAGCATGATGCACCAGGTGGAGGGATCAATTGTAGATGCTGACCTGATACTTTTTGTTACCGATGTCAACGAAAAGTATGATGAAAGCGATGTAGTACTTAAATTACAGCATACCCAAGCCCCGGTAGCTGTGCTGATTAACAAAATAGATGAAAGCACACAGGAAGCCGTGATGGCTAAAATTGCTTACTGGGAAGAGCAGCTACACCCTAAGGCCATATTTGCCATTTCTGCATTAAAGCAGCATAATGTACAGGGCATCATGGATTTCATTACCGAAAACCTGCCCGAGCATCCTGCTTATTACGAAAAAGATTTTCTGACTGATCGTAACGACCGCTTTTTTGCTGCCGAAATGATCCGCGAGCAGGTGTTTAAACAGTACAAAAAAGAAATTCCTTACAGCACCGAAGTAATTGTCACCAGCTTTGAAGAGGGCGATAAGCTTTACCGCATCAGCGCAGAGATCATCGTGGAGCGCGAGTCGCAAAAAAATATACTGATCGGCAAAAACGGTGACATGCTGAAAATTGTTGGTACCTATGCCCGCCGCAGTATGGAAGATTTTTTCCAGCGTAAAATATTTTTACAAACCTTTGTAAAAGTTATTCCAGACTGGCGCAGCAAAAAAAACTACCTGAAAAAGTTCGGGTACGAAGACTGA
- a CDS encoding RNA polymerase sigma factor: MYKPQQQESLFNDLVKDHKPSIYRICRAYLYNTDEADDLYQEILYQIWKSLKNFKGQSQIGTWIYRIAVNTAISYNLKHKRNQHLPLPASLQLPYEETLTVKREQEAQLQQLYQAISQLPPEERLIISLVLEEKSYKEISEITGASISNTGVKINRIKSRLLQLINKINHG; this comes from the coding sequence GTGTACAAGCCTCAGCAACAGGAAAGCTTATTTAATGATTTGGTTAAAGACCATAAGCCAAGTATTTACCGTATTTGCCGCGCCTACCTGTATAATACAGATGAAGCTGATGACCTGTACCAGGAAATTTTATACCAGATCTGGAAAAGCCTTAAAAACTTTAAAGGACAATCACAAATTGGTACGTGGATATACCGGATTGCTGTTAACACAGCCATCAGTTATAACTTAAAGCATAAACGGAACCAACACCTGCCCCTGCCGGCATCTTTACAATTGCCTTATGAAGAAACTCTGACCGTGAAGCGCGAGCAGGAAGCCCAACTTCAGCAACTATATCAGGCTATAAGCCAGCTGCCTCCGGAAGAACGGTTAATTATTTCGCTTGTGTTGGAAGAAAAGAGTTATAAAGAGATTTCGGAAATCACTGGTGCAAGTATCAGCAATACCGGCGTAAAAATTAACCGGATCAAGTCACGCTTACTTCAATTAATCAATAAAATAAATCATGGATAA
- a CDS encoding PAAR-like protein codes for MSQSYVPQNTKVICTNMTTSTPQEIKATRSYIVIHKSNNQPLLTLVDTKLSNTFSCKVSGKLWGGFQALCIGIAIGAAIVLTGGLATVVIIAALAVSVIAGGTAIYKMAHDCDATLQVKWKDYNKTVFIQGQQAILHNSTLPCPKKGVVSIIMDPAIAADAAKEISRNNNDEILAQMTSQMFIGAVGTATAGAPVAAVLAASLTAGMYFPAEAAGNSSNEVLKNAATTNIGGAAITDGVAGAFGKGAIVNKNVWNLLKGSYQSAAAEVTGDAAQGLEGAFRIAIANKNLKGFEEGSKFSGYTAIGGVLANITVGYASDKLEEHFAEEAGKAKQEASDSDRKNGINVLSVK; via the coding sequence ATGTCGCAATCATATGTACCGCAAAACACCAAGGTGATATGTACCAACATGACCACCAGCACACCGCAGGAAATAAAAGCCACACGCTCATACATCGTTATACATAAAAGTAACAATCAGCCCTTACTAACCCTTGTTGATACTAAATTATCCAATACTTTTAGCTGCAAGGTATCGGGCAAATTGTGGGGCGGTTTTCAGGCGCTTTGCATAGGCATAGCTATAGGTGCCGCTATAGTACTTACAGGCGGCTTAGCTACAGTGGTAATTATCGCAGCCCTCGCTGTGAGCGTTATTGCCGGAGGCACAGCTATTTATAAAATGGCGCACGACTGCGATGCTACATTGCAGGTGAAATGGAAAGATTACAATAAAACAGTTTTTATACAAGGTCAGCAGGCCATACTTCATAATTCTACCTTGCCCTGCCCTAAAAAGGGTGTAGTCAGCATCATTATGGATCCGGCCATCGCAGCTGATGCGGCTAAGGAGATAAGCAGGAATAATAACGACGAGATTTTAGCTCAAATGACTTCCCAGATGTTTATAGGTGCTGTAGGAACAGCTACCGCCGGGGCACCTGTTGCTGCTGTGTTAGCTGCAAGCTTAACCGCTGGTATGTATTTCCCTGCCGAAGCAGCTGGTAATTCATCAAACGAAGTTTTAAAAAATGCTGCTACTACCAATATTGGCGGGGCAGCAATTACAGACGGTGTTGCCGGTGCTTTTGGCAAGGGTGCCATAGTGAACAAAAATGTGTGGAACCTTTTAAAAGGTAGCTACCAAAGTGCGGCAGCAGAAGTAACCGGCGATGCTGCCCAGGGTTTAGAAGGGGCATTTAGAATTGCTATAGCAAACAAAAACCTTAAAGGCTTTGAAGAAGGAAGTAAGTTTAGCGGCTATACGGCTATTGGCGGAGTACTGGCTAATATTACGGTTGGCTACGCTTCTGATAAATTAGAAGAACATTTTGCAGAAGAAGCAGGAAAAGCTAAGCAAGAGGCGAGTGACAGTGATAGAAAAAATGGTATAAATGTTTTATCCGTTAAATAA
- a CDS encoding sigma 54-interacting transcriptional regulator: MKENILIVEDEFIVANDLRIMLQKAGYTVCGIAPSVAKALDLIKAKNPDWILLDIFLQGTKTGIDLAGQLSEMGIPFIYISANTNQAILEAAKATEPYGFLVKPFREKDLLIMLDIALYRHEQSLKFKRPKDLSLAEQIDQIINKADSREEKLKQAATALQSIIPFGLLNISKNESPAEEEQVYLVKNPLNIFQAHTLNGMLEMTGVTQRDYRSWKTNPDEVRNQINNNFEFRRLKMDNLWLKTLSDHFKYQSALYYHIKDENRYNYVLKFYSTEPEGYHTLQMDLLQKNENALQKIISDILLKKQAETTVARIPKATPVNISSQAAAQSFNGIIGQSPLLRSVFDKISIVAPDETSVLIMGESGTGKERIAQTIHKLSPRKNKPMVTVNCAALPINLIESELFGHERGAFTGATDKRTGKFEQADGGTIFLDEIGEMPLEAQVKLLRVLQEREIERLGGNYKKKISVRIIAATNRNLEKEVAEGRFRLDLYYRLNVFPIELPALRQRKEDIPLLVNYFLDRWAKKSNKEITGISSEALQALTDYDWPGNIRELEHLIERSVLLTQDGMIDHIEIPKLPGSIVSNAEPGIRILTMEEMEREHILNILKVCNGKVFGPGGAAEMLNIPSTTLNSKIKKLGIKYEFVK, translated from the coding sequence ATGAAAGAAAATATTTTAATAGTTGAGGACGAATTTATTGTAGCCAATGACCTGCGCATTATGCTGCAAAAGGCAGGCTATACGGTTTGCGGCATTGCACCATCAGTTGCAAAGGCGCTGGATCTGATCAAGGCTAAAAATCCCGACTGGATACTGCTGGACATATTTTTGCAGGGCACCAAAACGGGTATTGACCTGGCGGGGCAGTTAAGCGAAATGGGGATACCGTTCATCTATATATCTGCCAATACCAACCAGGCCATATTGGAGGCAGCCAAGGCTACCGAGCCTTACGGTTTCCTGGTAAAACCCTTCAGGGAAAAGGATTTGCTGATTATGCTCGATATTGCGCTTTACAGGCACGAACAAAGCTTGAAGTTTAAGCGGCCAAAAGATTTAAGCCTTGCTGAGCAGATAGACCAGATCATCAATAAAGCGGACAGCAGGGAAGAAAAACTGAAACAGGCGGCAACTGCCTTACAAAGTATTATTCCGTTTGGCTTGTTAAACATCTCCAAAAACGAATCGCCAGCGGAAGAAGAGCAGGTTTATCTTGTTAAAAACCCATTGAATATTTTTCAGGCACATACGCTTAATGGCATGCTTGAAATGACCGGAGTAACCCAGCGTGATTACCGGTCGTGGAAGACAAACCCGGATGAGGTCAGGAACCAGATCAATAATAACTTTGAGTTCCGTCGCCTTAAAATGGATAACCTATGGTTGAAAACACTAAGCGACCATTTTAAATATCAGTCTGCACTTTATTACCACATAAAAGACGAAAACCGCTATAACTATGTATTAAAATTTTACAGCACCGAACCTGAAGGTTATCATACCTTACAAATGGACCTGCTTCAAAAGAACGAAAATGCTTTACAAAAAATAATCAGTGACATTTTACTTAAAAAGCAGGCCGAAACGACTGTTGCGCGCATTCCAAAAGCAACACCGGTAAACATATCCAGCCAGGCGGCAGCGCAAAGCTTTAACGGCATTATTGGCCAAAGCCCACTGCTTAGATCTGTATTTGACAAAATAAGTATTGTTGCGCCCGACGAAACCTCGGTTTTAATTATGGGCGAAAGCGGGACAGGCAAAGAAAGAATTGCGCAAACCATACACAAGCTATCGCCCAGAAAAAACAAGCCTATGGTTACGGTTAACTGCGCCGCATTGCCCATCAATCTGATAGAATCGGAACTGTTTGGTCACGAGCGCGGCGCATTTACAGGTGCTACAGATAAGCGTACCGGTAAGTTTGAACAGGCGGATGGCGGTACCATATTTTTAGACGAGATAGGCGAAATGCCGCTGGAGGCACAGGTGAAACTGCTGCGCGTATTACAGGAAAGAGAAATTGAACGTTTGGGCGGGAACTATAAAAAGAAGATCAGCGTAAGGATTATAGCGGCTACCAACCGCAACCTCGAAAAAGAAGTAGCAGAAGGCCGTTTCAGGCTCGACCTGTATTACCGCCTTAATGTATTCCCCATTGAGCTTCCGGCGTTGAGGCAACGTAAAGAGGATATACCACTACTGGTTAATTATTTCCTTGACCGCTGGGCGAAAAAATCAAACAAAGAAATTACCGGCATCAGCAGCGAAGCCCTACAGGCATTAACTGATTATGACTGGCCGGGTAACATCCGCGAGCTGGAACATCTTATTGAACGCAGCGTGCTGCTAACGCAGGATGGCATGATCGATCATATCGAAATTCCGAAATTACCCGGATCCATTGTATCCAACGCAGAACCTGGTATCCGCATACTCACTATGGAAGAAATGGAGCGGGAACACATATTAAACATACTAAAGGTTTGCAACGGAAAAGTTTTTGGCCCCGGTGGTGCTGCCGAAATGCTGAACATCCCTTCTACAACGCTCAACTCAAAGATCAAAAAGCTGGGTATTAAATATGAGTTTGTAAAATAA
- the der gene encoding ribosome biogenesis GTPase Der, giving the protein MSNIVAIVGRPNVGKSTLYNRLTETRKAIVDDMSGVTRDRHYGVAEWTDRNFTVIDTGGYVAGSDDVFEAAIREQVVIAIEEASVILFMVDVTTGITDLDDEIATLLRRSKKPVFVVSNKVDNTSQVHESSIFYSFGLGEVYNISSMTGSGTGELLDDVVKAFDDEVVEENTLPKYAIVGRPNVGKSSMINALIGKDRNIVTPIAGTTRDSIHIHYNQYGHDFMLVDTAGLRKKTKVKENIEFYSVMRTIKALEEADVVILMVDAVEGLESQDINIFHLAEKNKKGIVIVVNKWDLIEKNNKTIKVFEDQIREKIAPFTDVPIVFTSVNEKQRLLKVIETANQVYENRSKKVPTSTLNDVMLPIIENYPPPALKGKYVKIKYITQINGVSPMFAFFCNLPQYVKEPYRRFIENKLRENFNFSGVPVQIFFRQK; this is encoded by the coding sequence ATGAGCAATATAGTAGCTATAGTCGGACGTCCGAATGTTGGGAAGTCGACTTTATATAACCGACTTACCGAAACCCGCAAAGCCATTGTTGACGACATGAGCGGCGTTACCCGCGACCGTCATTATGGTGTAGCCGAATGGACCGACCGTAACTTTACCGTTATTGATACCGGCGGTTATGTGGCAGGCAGCGATGATGTGTTTGAAGCCGCTATCCGCGAGCAGGTAGTTATTGCCATTGAAGAAGCTTCGGTTATCTTATTTATGGTGGATGTGACCACAGGCATTACCGACCTGGATGATGAGATTGCCACGCTTTTACGCCGCAGTAAAAAGCCTGTTTTTGTAGTATCAAATAAGGTAGATAATACCAGCCAGGTACATGAGTCGAGTATATTTTACAGCTTTGGCTTAGGCGAGGTTTATAATATTTCATCCATGACGGGCTCTGGCACAGGCGAATTGCTTGACGATGTGGTTAAAGCTTTTGATGATGAAGTAGTAGAGGAAAATACGCTTCCCAAGTATGCCATTGTAGGCCGTCCCAATGTTGGCAAATCATCCATGATCAATGCCCTGATCGGTAAAGACCGCAACATTGTAACCCCGATTGCAGGTACCACACGCGATAGTATCCATATCCATTATAACCAGTACGGGCATGATTTTATGCTGGTTGATACTGCAGGTTTACGCAAAAAGACCAAGGTAAAGGAGAACATCGAGTTTTATTCGGTGATGCGTACCATCAAAGCTTTGGAAGAAGCCGATGTGGTGATCCTGATGGTGGATGCCGTGGAAGGACTGGAGTCGCAGGATATTAACATTTTCCACCTTGCAGAGAAAAATAAAAAAGGTATCGTGATTGTTGTAAACAAGTGGGACCTGATTGAAAAAAACAATAAGACCATTAAAGTTTTTGAAGATCAGATCCGCGAGAAAATAGCGCCGTTTACCGATGTGCCTATTGTATTTACATCTGTTAATGAAAAGCAACGCTTGCTAAAGGTTATTGAAACGGCCAACCAGGTTTATGAAAACCGCAGCAAAAAAGTACCAACCAGTACGCTTAATGATGTAATGTTGCCCATTATAGAAAACTATCCGCCGCCGGCATTAAAAGGTAAATACGTTAAGATCAAATACATTACACAGATTAATGGCGTATCGCCAATGTTTGCCTTTTTCTGTAATCTGCCACAATATGTTAAAGAACCATACCGCCGCTTTATAGAAAACAAGCTTCGCGAAAACTTTAACTTCAGTGGTGTGCCGGTGCAGATCTTCTTCAGGCAGAAATAA
- a CDS encoding DNA-methyltransferase, which translates to MNTIVLGDCIQELEKLETGSVDLVIADPPYWKVIGEKWDYQWRTEHDYVEWANQWIKEVSRVLRYGGTFYLFGYFRTLALLIPHFERMELDLRQQILVDKGLRSVSGRATKNYKLFPNTTESILFIIKDNKQFVKPFLKEHQSIQKLSAKQINEALGVKSNGGGMWSIYTGKNVCEQFPTKDLWIKLQTILRFNLPYEKVAQTFNPQLGLTDVWRDIDFYKEDRVHPTQKPLSLIKRLILASSNEGDLVVDPFAGSGSSVIASIQLKRKYCAFELDGKYYEEIKQRIEKIQNPLKNFAFV; encoded by the coding sequence ATGAACACTATTGTATTAGGAGATTGCATTCAGGAGCTAGAGAAGCTTGAAACAGGTTCAGTTGATTTAGTAATTGCTGATCCTCCTTACTGGAAAGTAATAGGGGAAAAATGGGATTACCAATGGAGAACGGAACATGATTATGTTGAATGGGCAAATCAATGGATAAAAGAAGTATCGAGAGTCCTGCGGTATGGAGGAACCTTCTATTTATTTGGATATTTTAGGACTTTAGCTTTGTTAATTCCTCATTTTGAAAGGATGGAACTAGATCTAAGGCAACAAATCCTTGTAGATAAAGGGTTACGCTCCGTTTCTGGACGAGCAACTAAAAACTATAAGTTATTTCCAAACACTACTGAAAGTATATTATTTATAATTAAAGATAATAAACAATTTGTTAAGCCTTTCTTGAAAGAACATCAAAGCATTCAAAAGCTAAGCGCCAAACAAATAAATGAAGCATTGGGTGTAAAAAGTAATGGAGGTGGAATGTGGAGTATATATACCGGTAAAAACGTATGTGAACAATTCCCTACTAAAGACCTTTGGATTAAATTACAAACTATTCTTCGATTTAATTTGCCATATGAAAAGGTTGCCCAAACATTTAATCCGCAGCTTGGTCTTACTGATGTATGGCGCGATATAGACTTTTATAAAGAAGATAGGGTTCATCCAACACAAAAGCCATTAAGTTTAATAAAACGTTTAATACTTGCTAGCAGTAATGAAGGAGACTTGGTTGTTGATCCTTTTGCAGGGAGCGGCTCTAGCGTCATAGCATCAATCCAATTAAAGAGAAAATACTGTGCATTTGAATTAGACGGGAAGTACTATGAGGAGATAAAGCAACGTATAGAAAAAATCCAAAACCCTCTTAAAAACTTTGCTTTCGTCTAG
- a CDS encoding NAD(P)H-dependent oxidoreductase, with translation MNIIDTLKWRYATKKFNEQKVSTADLNTILEATNLSASSTGLQPYRVFVVENDALRKQLAEGSFNAQIADSSHLLVFAAFEKVTKEQIDAYIAYVASERNIAEEALADFKAALVGGLLSRSDKDNFDWAARQAYIALGTALIAAAELKIDSTPMEGFDNAKFDALLGLTQKGLKSVVALSLGYRDAENDYFASFKKVRIPLSDFATFVK, from the coding sequence ATGAATATTATAGATACCCTTAAGTGGCGTTACGCTACCAAAAAATTTAATGAACAGAAAGTAAGTACTGCTGATTTGAATACTATATTAGAAGCTACCAATTTATCAGCTTCTTCAACAGGCCTTCAACCTTACCGCGTTTTTGTTGTGGAGAATGACGCGCTACGGAAACAACTTGCAGAAGGTTCATTTAACGCTCAGATTGCGGATTCATCGCATCTTTTGGTATTTGCTGCCTTTGAAAAGGTAACTAAAGAACAGATAGACGCCTACATTGCTTATGTAGCAAGTGAACGTAACATCGCTGAGGAGGCCCTGGCAGATTTTAAAGCAGCTTTGGTAGGCGGACTACTTTCAAGGTCTGATAAAGATAACTTTGACTGGGCTGCAAGGCAAGCTTACATTGCCTTAGGAACTGCACTGATTGCTGCAGCAGAATTAAAAATAGACTCTACGCCCATGGAGGGTTTCGATAACGCAAAATTTGATGCTTTGCTCGGACTTACGCAAAAAGGCCTTAAATCAGTAGTTGCTTTATCTTTAGGTTACCGCGATGCTGAAAACGATTATTTTGCAAGCTTTAAAAAAGTAAGGATCCCGCTATCTGATTTTGCAACTTTTGTAAAATAA
- a CDS encoding winged helix-turn-helix transcriptional regulator gives MTKYHSDIEVTTPTITPIPSHECRKAIMGVHDAMYILGGKWKIHLIAALLFGPKRYSDLLRDIKGISGKVLSRELKEMEVNHLVKRTVNSTQPITVTYELTKYGESTKTIIAVLAQWGEAQREVIAKEEL, from the coding sequence ATGACAAAATATCATAGTGACATCGAGGTAACCACGCCCACAATTACTCCAATACCATCACACGAGTGCAGAAAAGCCATAATGGGTGTGCATGATGCCATGTACATTCTTGGTGGCAAATGGAAAATACACCTGATAGCGGCTTTATTATTTGGCCCAAAGCGGTACTCTGACCTGTTGAGAGATATTAAGGGCATCTCCGGCAAAGTACTAAGCAGAGAATTAAAAGAAATGGAAGTTAACCATTTGGTGAAACGTACGGTGAACAGCACCCAGCCTATCACGGTAACTTATGAGCTGACAAAATACGGGGAATCAACCAAAACAATTATTGCCGTGCTGGCGCAATGGGGAGAAGCCCAAAGAGAAGTGATTGCTAAAGAGGAATTATAA
- a CDS encoding STM3941 family protein, protein MAETVIEYDNKKRVKLLIGFLIGGLVLLAAFAYLLFFSEKIYIYYVLLSLALSVLCFFAVFTVIKQLLDKDQTALLINDDGILSRVTLDGRKVGFIPWSDVNEVAVIVAYKNRAVAIKVKDKDKYLPKLANKTKDNLLAREGIVVNIPDDETKISLDEIHDIVKSYFVKYYSYGDKNPI, encoded by the coding sequence ATGGCAGAGACAGTTATTGAATATGATAATAAAAAGCGTGTTAAACTTTTAATTGGCTTTTTAATAGGCGGGCTTGTTTTACTGGCTGCCTTTGCCTATCTGCTTTTCTTTTCAGAAAAAATATACATTTATTACGTACTGTTATCTTTAGCGTTATCAGTACTCTGTTTTTTTGCAGTGTTTACCGTTATTAAACAACTGTTGGATAAAGATCAAACCGCCCTGCTTATAAACGATGATGGCATTTTATCAAGAGTTACACTTGATGGACGTAAGGTAGGTTTTATACCCTGGAGCGATGTTAATGAAGTAGCGGTTATTGTAGCATATAAAAACCGGGCTGTTGCTATAAAAGTAAAAGATAAGGACAAGTATCTTCCCAAACTTGCTAACAAGACAAAGGACAATTTATTAGCGAGAGAAGGCATTGTTGTGAACATCCCGGATGATGAAACTAAAATCAGCCTTGACGAAATACACGACATTGTGAAATCTTACTTCGTAAAATATTATTCATACGGGGATAAAAACCCGATATAA
- a CDS encoding helix-turn-helix domain-containing protein has protein sequence MSKENILHAFGEKVRELRKQKGLSQDQLSFKASLHRTYIGMIERAEKNITLVNIEKIARALNVNIIELFDDTQK, from the coding sequence ATGAGCAAAGAGAATATACTACATGCCTTTGGTGAAAAAGTGAGAGAGCTTAGAAAACAAAAAGGTCTCTCTCAAGATCAGCTATCATTTAAAGCTAGTCTACATCGAACCTATATTGGTATGATCGAACGAGCAGAGAAGAACATAACTCTTGTTAATATTGAAAAGATTGCTAGAGCATTAAATGTCAATATTATAGAACTATTTGATGATACCCAAAAGTGA